GTTTGTTCAGGATGCCTCTACTGACTATTCAAGTAAGTTCGTTGGAACATATTGGGCAAGTTGGACATTTATAGCCTCTCCCGCATGTGTGACAGGTTAAGAAAATTGCTCGCAGAAATTATGGTTAACTAGTCAAAAACTCGCTTTGCTTAACCAGGTTTTTTGTATACAACTTGTTCTCTGGAAATTTATCGCCTGAAGGAATGAGCAATAATCCTTGAAATGAAACTCCAGAGATCAGAAAAGTCTAAAAAATATGCAAAGGTTGACTGTTATCCGTTGGCTAGTTCTTGGCTATTCGTGTCTATTTCTGCTTTGCGGTTGTAGTTTCACGAACGGTTCCACTGCTGGTAAAACACTTACTGTTGCAACAGAACCAACGTTTCCGCCTTTCGAGTTTCAATCTGCAACTGGTGAGTTGCAGGGTTTTGACATTGACTTGATGAATGCGATCGCGCAATCTGCTGGATTTAAAGTTAAATATAAAAATATACCTTTTGATGGTATGATTCCAGCGTTGCAGGTGCAAACTGTAGATGCGGCAGTTGCGGCGATGGCAATTACTGCCCAACGAGTCAAGACAATTTCCTTCTCGCGCCCTTACTTCAAATCGGGTGTCGCGATCGCCACCCGCACAGACAATCAAAACATTACCAATTTAGACAGTCTTAAGAACAAGATTATTGGCGTACAAATCGGGACGACTGGCGCACTCAAGGCTAAAAGTCTTCCTGGATCTGAAGTTCGCACTTTTAATGATTCACCCTTAACCCTTCAGGCATTACTCAATGGCAGTGTCGATGCCGTTCTTAATGATCGCGTCGTTATTTTATATGGTATAAAAAGCGGCAACCTTAAGGGACTCAAAGTGGTCGGCAGTCTGCTTACAGAAGAATTCTATGGCATTCCTACACCTAAAGGATCGCCCAACCTAGACCTGATTAACCAAGGTTTGGCAACGGTGCTGAAAAATGGCAGTTATACTAAAATTTACCAAAAGTGGTTTGGTACTCAGCCGCCACAACTACCAGAAAAATCACCCATTGAAAACCAGACTAGCGAAAAAGGCGTATCCCAGCTATTTACCTCACTAAGCATTATCTTGAAGTCACTACCCGTTCTGCTGCGTGGGGCTTTGGTGACACTTGAACTCACAGCACTCTCTGTATTGCTGGGTATGATCGGGGGTTCACTAATTGGGATTGTTCGCCTACAAGCATCTGTTCCTTTGCGCTGGATTGCTAGGGCGTATGTAGATTTTTTCCGGGGGACGCCGTTGCTGGTGCAGATTTTTATGATTTACTTTGGGTTGCCTGCTGTAGCTCAGAATTTTGGTTTCACCTTCAACTTAAATCGTCTGGCGGCAGCAGTGATCGCATTGAGTCTCAATAGCGCTGCCTACATTGCTGAAATTGTCCGCGCAGGCATCCAATCAATTGAGCCGGGGCAAGCAGAAGCCGCCCAATCACTGGGCTTGAGTTCAGTGCAAACGATGCGCTATGTGATCTTTCCTCAAGCCCAAAGGCGGATCTTGCCACCTCTGGGCAATCAGTTCATTAGCCTGCTAAAAGACACCAGTTTAGTCGCTGTCATCGGGTTTGAAGAGTTGTTCCGCAAGGGGCAGCTGATTGTAGCGGAAAACTATCGCTCGTTTGAGATTTACGCCACTGTCGCCCTGGTTTATTTATTCCTAACGCTGCTTTCTTCCCAAGCATTTAGTCGCTGGGAGCGATCGCTTAATCCCGTTAAGAAAAAAAGAAATTAATGCTTCTTGACTGGATAATGCTATTGCCAGCAGAATTAGCCACAATTTCCCTAGCAGTAAAATACTCTTGAAACGTCAGATGTGAAAAGGAATAAATCCCCTTTGCCCGTTCCACCAGTAGCCCATGCTGTCCTTCAATCGACTTCAAAACAGCTTCGCTGTCTAGTTCTAGTTCCTTTGGCTCAGTACGAGCATCGCGTAAGTTGCGAATAAAATCAGCAATGTATGCCTCAACAGTTTTTTGCTTAAAAAAATAGTCCTTCTGCTCAAATGTAGTCAGGGCAATTTGACTCAGCAAGTCTTCCTTGCGGTGTAAAGACAGGTTTTTATAAACCTGATCCCGCTCAATGTTGGGTTTGGCATCCCATTTTTTCAGCAACACATCCAACCCTTCCTTATAAAGTTCTGAACGATTTACCGGAAAATTTCCAGCTTCGCCAAAAACCAAACAAAGAAGAGTCAGCAGCAAGGGATTAGTTGCTAGTTCTTGAATTGGTTTATTCTCCTTGAGTTTCTGAATCAAGCTTTTACCTTTGACTTGATCACTCAACCGAAACCAGTTTTGAGCAAAGGTAGCGATTTGTTCCTCATCAAAATCTGCTACTTCCACTTCGGTGAACCGTTCAAAAGTATATTCTTTGGAAGCAATACGACAGGTGATGACAAACTGATTGGTGTGAAACTGATCGGAAATCTCTAAAATTTGCTTTAATACTCGCTTTGTATCTTCTTCCCGGACTTCATCCAAGCCATCTAGCAATATCAATGCTTTACCTTGTCTCAAAAGTTTCTCTGTTTTCAGGTTGGTGTCACTCACCCCGCAAACCGACAACTGTTGAGCAATATATTCCAGAACATCTGGCTGTTTGGATGCTTCTGCAAAATCCTTGAGGGTGATAAACAACGGAACTCGATTTGCCTGAAACTGTCCCTGAATGCACTGCATCGCCAAATACTTCAAAAACGTGGTTTTTCCTGCCCCTGGTTTCCCCAACACCATTAGTTTGCTGTAACGTTGTACCGCTTCCAGTCCTGGTACTCGCTTCTCAGTCACGGGATTGAGTCCAAAACGGTCAAAGTTTTCCACGTCACAATTTTGCAGCAGTTCTGCAATTTCTTGTCGCCTGCGTCCCGTGATTTTCTCCAAAATGTTGACGCTGGTGTAAATACCCCGTTCTCCAGTCAACTTGATAGGTTGAGTCATGTCCAGCACGCGCATGGTTCCACAGCGTTCTTTGACGTTGGGTTTTACTTGTTTGCGGATTTGTTGAACTAGGGTATCAATATCATTATCATTGTCTGAAACATCAGTAGCTAAGCGACCAGAGGGTTGCTGCTGCGCGTATCTTTTGCTCAAGTACTCCCGCAGGCGGTTTTCTTTAATAGGACCACTACCACTAATGCTAAACTTCTTGTATATTCCTGTTAAGCAGCTACCGAGATTGCTATCGGAGATGTTAAGCGCTTGAGTGACTTGGACTCGACTTTTACCACGAGCAAATATTTCCAGAAAAACTTCCTTTTCTCGTTGCGACAGTTCACTATATTGCTCCAATTGTGTCAGGAAGCCTTCTGGTAACGACATATACCTTGCCTGAAATCACTTAAAGTTCAGTTTAGCCAAAGTTTTCTGAAAATTTTTTTGCAAATCAAGCAAGTAGGGTGGGCAGTGCTCTGTGAACCCTTTAGAAACAAGACCTCAGTGGTGGCACTGCCCACCCTACACAGGATGTAACATGCTAAGTAGCATCTGGAAATTTCTTGCAAATCAGGATATATCCGGACAAGTCAACCTAAGTCACCGCAAGTCAAGTAAATAACTACGAATGAAAATTGCGACAGTGAACTCAGTCAAGCAACTGAGGCTACCGCAATGCTGGAAATAATTATTAACAAATCTGTTGAAATTCTTTTTGGTCTGTTACTAGAAAAGTTTGGGGAATGGCTGCTAAATGAGCGCAACCTCAAACTCCTTAACCACTTGCTGAAAAAGCAGATTCTCTTACTCTACCTGCATTGGCTTTTACTCAAAACACCGCAAGAATCTTTACCTAAGCAACCACAACAACATGATATCTAAATAAGTGAGTAGTATTGGTAAAGGGGAAAATAGCAAAGGCTGAAGTTATTTTTCTTTCTTGTGGAATGAGCGTTTCTTCTGTGCTGTATGTCTAAATCTTCTAAGTCTGACAAGATTTTGGTTGTAGATGATTCTGCTGACAATGTATTTTTGGTGAAAACCATTTTGCAGGAAGAAGGCTACACGGTTAGCACGGCTGTGAATGGTGCTTCAGCATTGGCACAACTTGAAATATCGACTTGTGATTTAGTGTTGCTGGATCTTATGATGCCGGGAATGGATGGTTATGAAGTCACTAAGCGTATTCGGCAAAATATGACATTGCCATTTATCCCAATTTTGCTGATTACCGCACATGACTCACCTAATGTTGCTCATGGACTAGATTTGGGTGCAGATGATTTTATCCGCAAGCCTGTGACTGTGGATGAATTATTGGCACGGGTGCGATCGCTCCTTCGTCTCAAACACAGTATAGATGAACGCGATGAAATTGCCCGTCTACGTCAAGATTTGGCCTCTCGCCTCACCCACGACTTACGCACACCCTTGGTAGCAGCAGATCGAATGCTGTTGCTGTTTGCTGAGGGCGCTTTGGGACAACTGTCACCGCAAATGCACGAAGTGATAGAGATCATGGCTCGCAGTAACAGCAATTTGCTCGCTATGGTAAACACCTTACTGGAAGTTTATCGTTTTGAAGCAGGTCGCAAAACTCTGGCGTTTCAACAAGTGAATCTCAGCCAGTTACTACAAGAAGTTTCACAAGAATTGAGTTCTTTAGCCAATCAAAAGCACCTTGCAGTCAATTTAGATTTTGGTGAGGACTCAGGGACTAGTATGGTGATGGGCGATCGCCTAGAACTCCACAGACTATTCACCAACCTAATAGGTAACGCTATCAAATTTACTGACACCGGCGAAATAACCATCCGTATCACTCCAGCGACTCCTTCAGATAATGGCATAACAGTTGAAATCGCAGATACAGGTAGAGGTATTTCTTCTGAAGAACAACTCACTTTATTTGAACGATTTCGCCAAGGAAGTCATAATCATTCTGGTAGTGGCTTAGGACTGTACCTTTCTCGCCGAATTGTCGAAGCACATCAAGGCACGATTCTCGTGAATTCAGAAGTCGGCAAAGGGAGTGTATTCACGGTACGTTTGCCCATTAAACAATAATCATAGAAAGTATGAGTTATTTTAACCTTTATCCCCTCTCCTTTATAAGGAGAGGGGTGCCCGATAGCGTAGCGTGCCGTTAGGCATAGGGCGGGGTGAGGTGAGACGTATGAATGCAACGCGCGTATCAAGAATTTAGTCTTACTTTAAAATAGAAAAAGCTTATGACTTGGAACCGCTGAACGATTTATTCAACTTAGCTAACGAGCACAAAAACAATGATTTCTCAAGAAGTGTCAATTGCCGATATCATCAACAAACAACGTGCCTATTTCAATACTGGTAAGACAAAAGACATTAATTTTCGACTTGAACAACTAAAAACTTTAAAACAAGCAGTCACTCAGCAAAAAGACGCAATTATCAATGCACTAAAAGCAGACTTAAACAAACCAGAATTTGAGAGTTATGCAACAGAAATTGGAGTCATCCAAGAAATTAGCTATGCTATCAAGCATATCAAAACTTGGGCTAAACCTCAGAAAGCACCAGTTTCTCCACAATTTTTTCCTGCATCCGCACGCATTTATCCAGAACCGCTAGGAGTGGTTTTAATTATTAGTCCTTGGAACTATCCATTTTCTTTAATCATCTCACCATTAGTTGGCGCTATTGCAGCAGGAAATTGTGCAATTCTTAAACCTTCAGAACTCACACCAAACACGTCTCGTCTTCTCAATGAGATGATCAAACAATATTTCGATCCAGCTTATATTACAGTGGTCGAAGGAGGTGTGCAAACAAGTCAACAACTACTAGCAGAAAAATTTGACCATATCTTTTTCACTGGTGGTACAGCTGTCGGGAAAATAGTTATGGAAGCAGCCGCTAAAAACCTGACACCTGTCACCTTAGAATTGGGTGGAAAGAGTCCTTGTATCGTAGGTTCTGACATTAATATTGAACACACTGCAAGACGCATTACTTGGGGCAAGTTTCTCAACTGCGGACAAACTTGTATTGCACCAGACTATCTTTTAGTGAATAAAAGCATCAAAGAAAATTTCTTAAATGAACTTCAGAAATGCTTGCAAGAATTTTATGGAGACAATCCTGCAAGGAGTTCTGATTATGGAAGGATTGTCAGTAAAAAACATTTTGAGAGATTGGCTCATTTCCTGAAAGAGGGCAAAGTTCGCATTGGCGGAGAAACCAACCCTTCAGAACTTTATATTGCCCCAACAGTGCTTGAGGATGTCTCCTTAACAGACTCCGTCATGGAAGAAGAAATTTTTGGCCCGATTCTTCCAGTGATAGAATACACGGACATAACAGAAGCGATTGACTTAATTAATTCTAAATCAAAACCCTTGGCTTTATATTTATTTTCTAATAACAAAAATCTGCAACAACAAGTCTTGCAGCAAACCTCATCCGGTGGAGTTTGTATTAACGACACAGTCATACAGGTTGCAGTTTCATCTTTACCATTTGGCGGTGTAGGTGATAGTGGAATTGGCAAGTACCACGGGAAATCTAGTTTTGACACCTTTTCCCATTACAAAAGTGTCTTGCACAATCCCTTCTGGCTGGATTTAAAATGGCGATATGCTCCCTACAAAGACAAGTTATCTACACTGAAGCGACTTATTGGTTAGCTATTTTTGCTGTTAAAGTAGGATTGTATTTTAACGTCCAGCGATGGGCGTTTCTTTGTAAGAGAACAAGTACTTCATAATGAGTAATAACTACATCACACAGCAAAAACAAATTATCCGACAGGTAAAAGATAGTATTCACCAACGGCAAAGTAAATTGAGCATTGTTGAGATGCGAAATGATTATGAGAACGATGATGCAATTTGTCTGGCATCATTAACTTTTCCGTCAAAAGACATTGCCCAAACAATATCAAAAGAAATCATTACTCCGTTACAAAGCTTAGATTCTCGGCATTTCTATTATTCAAGTGAAGAATTACTGCATATAACTATTAAAAATGTCCGAACTGTACACAATCCTCCGCTTTTTAAAAACGAAGATGTCGTGAAAGTTCATGAATTATTTACTCAAATCGTTCCAAATTTCCAATCTTTCACTTTTCGTTTGGAGGGTTTAATTTTATTTCCAACGAGTGTTTCTTTAACAGGGTATTGCAATGAGACGCTAAAAAAGTTAGTTCAAGCGTTAGATGTGGGCTTAAGAGAAATAGGTGTACCAGATAATAAAAAATATATCTCTGATACAGTTTTTTTTGGAAATATGACCTTATGTAGATTTACAGATGAGCCTAGCGCATCATTTCAAAATAAAGTCAAAGAACTGCAAAATCTTTATATTGGAGAAATGCGGGTGACTGAAATTAGCCTCGTCATATGCAACGCCGTTTGTCATCCCAAAACAAAAAAAGTTATAGGTACTTATAAGTTAAGTCAGTAAGCTGGGTAATATTTGCCCACGATCAGTGATAAAATTACCCAAAATTCTAGGAAAACCTCACCCTGTCCTTACGGACATCCCTCACGCCAGGTGCTACAACGGGGCGGCACGTTATGTTCCTCCGCTTCCCCCCAAAAGCTGCGAAGTCGAGCCAGCGCGCTTAACCCGACGCCAGATACCTCTGTCGGGAAACCCTCATCAAGTACTGGCTCCGCAAGGCACAACTCTTGGCAGCACTGGCTCCGCAACGCACTGGCTCTCCAAAGCTCGGAGAGGGAAAGAGTTTTGCATAGCAAAAAGCAAGGGTCAGGTTTTGAGCGATCCGATGTGTACACGGTAGCCCCTACTAACCTTTTAATTGCTGTAGCGTTCTTCAGCCCAAGGTTCACCACGTCGGTGATAGCCATTGCGTTCCCAAAAACCCAACTCTTCGCGTTCCAAGAACTCTAAACCATTAATCCACTTGGCACTTTTCCAAGCGTAGAGGTGAGGAACAACGAGTCTTAATGGACCCCCATGTTCTGCTGGTAAGGGTTCTCCAAAGACTTGAAAGGCAAAGAAGTTTTCTTCCAGCACAAAGTCTTTCATTGAGATATTAGTTGTGTAGCCACCGTAGCAGTGTTCCATAACATAATCTGCTTTGGCGTCTACCTCAATGAGTTTCATAAAATCTGTAACCTTGATACCAGTCCACTTGACATCAAGTTTTGACCAGCGCGTCACACAATGGAAATCCGCTGTAAATTCATGCTGTGGAAGCGCCAGAAAATCTGACCAGGTAAAGGTTACAGGTTTTGCCAAACCCCATACCCGAAACTCCCATTCGTCTGTGCTAACTTGAGGAGTCGCACCGTAGGTTAATACAGGAAATCCCTTGGTCAAGTGCTGACCGGGAGGAACCCGTTCTCCATCTTGTTCTGTAGGCTTCCGAAAAAACTTTCCCACCATAGTTGCAGAAAAATAACTTTTCTGAAAATACTTTAATTTTTATATGAAAATTAAGAATCAGTCATAGGTAATGGGTAATGGTAGGCGGTTAGTGGTTAGTGAGATAATAACTAACAACTAACATCCGACAAGTAACCAGTTACCAATTACCGAATAGTCCTCTTATGATTCCTCTTCTTCCTCTTCTTCAGCATTTGGATACACAAAAGTAGAACGTCCAGTCAAAATAGACTTGCCCAGAGAAAGAGCTTTTTGAGCTTCAACTACGGCTTTGTGCCTCCATGTTGCTCGACGTTTGTCTCGTTTGGACTTCGATGTTTTCTTCTTAGGAACTGCCATAGTAACGGGTACTCTAAATGTAGACAACCTTTTTATTCTAAGGCATACAAACAAATGTAGTGAGTGTTGACTAGAAATCGCTATGTTGTGATTTGCGTCGGTTTTTCTGTTTGAAGCAACCTAATACTGCAACTCCTGAACTTTCACTCTTGTCTTAGATTTTGAGCAGACGGCAGATCCTATAACGCTCGAATCAGAATCACGTAGACTATTAGACAAGGTTAGTAGACATAGGTTAGCCTTGTTCCTTACAAAGTCAATCACTTTCCTAAGCAATTAAACAACGAGTAAGAAAAATCGCGATGGCAAATAACTGGGCAATCGCAATTGGTATCAATCAATATCAGTTCTTTCAGCCTTTAGACTGCGCTCAAGCTGATGCTGAAGCAGTCAAAGATTTTTTGGTGACGAATGGTGGTTTTTTACCGCAACAGTGTCTGGTAATAACAGAGACTTCGCCACCGTTTGAAGATAGATCTACCTATCCCACTAAAGAAAATATTTTACTACTGCTTGAAGATTTTGCTGCTACTTCCTGGCAGCCCCAAGACCGATTATGGTTTTTCTTCAGTGGTTATGGCGTCAATTATAAAGGACAAGATTATTTAATGCCCGTGTTCGGCGATCCCAATCGCGTTGAACAGACGGGTATAGAAGTGCGATCGCTCATGCAGAGTCTGCAAGTAGCGAATCTCGATGTATTGTTATTGCTTGATATCAACCGTGCTTTCGGAACTTACACAGATGCTTACGTTGGAAAAGAAACAATAGAACTAGCTAAAGAACTACAAATTTCCACTATTCTTTCTTGTCAACCAGAGCAATTTTCTCACGAAAGTCGCGAACTAGGGCATGGATTCTTTACAGCCGCCCTGTTAGAAGCTTTACGTTACGGTAATGGCAATCATTTGACGCATTTAGAAAAATACTTGAGTGTTCGCACACCGGAACTGTGTCAACATTACTGGCGTCCCACACAAAATCCTGTCATTATTTTAGTACCGAAGCGACAGGCGCAAGTTATTTCTCCACCATTGGAGGATAAACGTGAAGCGAAAGTTAAGGAAGTCGCAAAGGAAGTCGCAGAAGTTGCAGGAAAAAATACTCCCTCATCTTCCTCATCTCCCTCATCTGTGTCATCTCCTCATCCTCAAAAAAAGTCGTCAAACAACCATTTTTTGCCGCTGGTTCTACTGTGGAGCATAGCTACAATGCTTGTTCTATGCTTAATTGCGGTTTTTTTGTTGCGCGATCGCGTAGGAGTCAAGTTAGGGCAAATAGTACCACCATCTTTCAAAAGTGCGACTAATACCAGAAAGATTGTTGATCCACCACAACCCGAAACCTCACCATCACCAACCATACTCACCCAACCAGAAACCCAATTAATCCCCGAAGTCACTTCTAGTTCACAAGTCACTCCCATTCGTGACGAATCCAAACAATCTAAGCAAGCGCTATTGGAACTAGAGAAAATGTCTCTGAGTCAAACTCAAGCGAGTGATTTGAGACAAGCAATTGATACGGCTGGTAAAATTCCGCCTGATGATCCTAAGTATGAAAAAGCTCAGGAAAACATCAAGATTTGGAGCCGCATGATTTTAGATTTAGCACAAACTCGTGTTAAGCAAAAACAGTATGCAAATGCTATTTCCGCTGCACAGTTAGTTCCCAAAGACCAAGCTGTATACTCAAAAGCACAAACGTCTATTAAGCAGTGGCGATTACAAGCAAAGCAGTATGTGACTAATACAACCCTTGTTGATGCTGCTGTTGGCTTAATTCGCGATGGACAGGCTTCTACCTACAATCGCGCTATAGAAGTTGCTAAAAAAGTTCCACGAGATGAACCAGGTTTTGATGTTGCTCAAAAATCTATCAACTCATGGAGTGAAAATATTTTGCGTCTTGCCAAACAACGAGCAAACCGAAAAGAATTCAAAGCTGCGATTGAAACCGCTACTTTAGTTCCAGAGGAAACAGCTGCATACAAACAAGCGCAGAATGCAATTGCACAATGGCAAAAAAACAGTCAATAGTTACTAGTTTTTGGTCATGATAGAGACGTTGCGTGCAACGTCTCTACACGTGTGAAATCTCCGAAAACAATCCTTAACTAAACGGTACTGATTTATTAGCAGTACTGTGTGACATCTTCGCCGCATTCATCAGCTAGATAGCATAGCGCTCGAAAACGTAAGCCAACCAACTCTTCATAGACAGGGTTAAGCTTGCACATTGGCGGAATATGAAACAGGGTTTTCCCAAATAATTTCACATCGCGCTCAAAAGGACACTGGGAAGGAATGAACTTGCACAAGCGATGAGCTAGTTGGCGATCGCGAACTGGAACATTGTCTAACCATCGCCGTATGGATTGGAGAATACCAAATTCAGGCTTAGGCGAAGGACGATGCATCTCGGCTGCTGGGGCGTCTTGTTGTGCTTGATTTAGCGGCACCCAGCTTGCCAAAAAGATTTTTTTTGTGGTATTATGATATACCTTCATGGTTCACTCCTCTATTTCGACTGAGGCTCTTGAACTACCCGATGAACATTTACAACTTTGCCACGACTTGTTCCGGAAGAACCTTGTCCTGACTGAGATACAATCTGATGATTTGTCTGATCTGATGATTGAGTAGCTACTGGCATCAGAGCCTGTTCTATATTACGTCAAGTTAAGCGCAATTTCCTTTTGATCACAGGTGCAATAGAGATATCTTCTTTTTCACTTGACGTAATTAAATTTTTAGTAAAGAAATCTACCTTTGGGTAGATAAAGGTGTAACGTTTACTAAAACTTTCTCACAAAATAAAATACATTTGACGTCACTGTTGATTGCGTAAGTAGAAATACTACAATTTTGCATTCAGGTAGTCATTAGCTAAAAGCAAAACTGTGTAAATTCGACGCTGGTAGTGACTTTTAAATATTACAACCTTCCCCAAAAAAATACTTATAGATAAGAGAGGCTAAGTAGGAGAGAAAAAGAATACAAGGAAGAAAATTAATTAAAAATCAAGAATTTCGATTTTTTAAAACCCATTTTTCCGCGATTTTACCCACATTTTCACCCTTAGTTGGAAAGTGGTAATATGACATTGGAATATGAGTAATTTTGCTGATAGCTATAGAGCTGCTGATAACAGCATCATAAATTTGTGATTCTCCTTCGACAACTTGCAATCTATGGCGTATTAGGGCTAACTTACCTGGGATTAGCACTGGGCTATCTTCCAGGTCTACGGATGAACCGTGCGACAATTGCTCTGGTAGGTTCTGCATTTCTCATTGGTTTGGGTGCTCTCAATTTGCAAGAAGCATGGGATGCCATTGATGCCACTACCATCGTGTTTTTGTTAAGCATGATGGTTGTCAATGCTAATCTATCCTTTGCTGGTTTTTTTCAGCGGGCACTAGCAGTGCTGTTGAGTTTCACCCGCAGTCCTTTTGGTTTGTTAATCGCCTTAACTTGTGTGAGTGGTGTCCTCTCCGCCTTTTTTCTCAATGACACCTTGGCACTGATTTTGACACCATTGACTTTGAGTCTGACACAAGCGCTGAACTTGAATCCAATTCCCTATCTACTTGCACTCGCAGGAGCAACTAACATTGGTTCAGTAGCCACTTTGAGCGGTAATCCCCAAAACATTCTTATTGGCTCTTTCTCTGGTATTCACTACATAGATTTTCTGCGGGCATTAGCTCCCGTCGCTTTGATAGGGTTGGTAATTGAGATAGGATTATTGTGGCTACTTTACCCTGAGGTGCGCTCAACTCAACCCAGCGAGCAATTACTCCTTAAGAAGGGACGCATTTTCAAACCTCTTTATCAAAAAACCATTATCATCACCACTGGGTTGCTTATCGCCTTTGCTGTGGGTTTACCTTTAGCAGTATCTGCTTTGGTAGCTGCTAGCCTTTTGCTCATCACTCGAAGGATTAAACCACAGCGAATTCTCAAAGAGGTGGACTGGAATTTGCTAATGATGTTTTCTGGACTGTTCATCCTAACAAAAGTGACACAAAAGTTGAACTTGTTGCAGCCATTTACTTATGTAGTTAACTCTGGTGTTGGTCTTTTAAGCGTAACAGCTGTTTTATCTAATCTAATTTCTAACGTTCCTGCTGTACTCCTGCTGCAACCCTTAATTCCTAAAGATAATACCCAGTCTTGGCTATTACTTGCAGCTAGTTCAACCCTAGCTGGAAATTTAACTTTGTTTGGTTCAGTCGCTAACTTAATCCTCGCAGAAGCAGCTGGTGAGTTGGGGTACAAGTTAACTTTTTGGGAACATCTGCGCTTTGGGGTACCGCTGACAGTGTTAACTTTACTTCTAGTGTATGTGTTGATTCATTGAATATCTTTGATGACGCTTCCACTGAAATTTACCGCTCAATTTTATTGATTTCAGCAGCTTTACCATCGCCTAAATCAGCTTGTTCAAATTGAGTAGTTTTAGGCAAGGCTATCTGAACATCTGATTTGGCATCAATTTCAACTTGAGCATTTTGGAATATCCCATCCAAAAGATGTCCGCTATCCAGAAAGAATGCTTGAATTTCAACCAATAGGAATACACCATACAATGAAAACTGGTGCAGTTTGATCATAAATTAGGGTGGATAGCAACGCTATTCCACCCTTGTGCAGTTTCATTTTTGGTTAGTTAACCAACAAACTTAAAACTCTACACTCTATAACTTTAC
This portion of the Brasilonema sennae CENA114 genome encodes:
- the rpmF gene encoding 50S ribosomal protein L32; the protein is MAVPKKKTSKSKRDKRRATWRHKAVVEAQKALSLGKSILTGRSTFVYPNAEEEEEEES
- a CDS encoding anion transporter — translated: MLLRQLAIYGVLGLTYLGLALGYLPGLRMNRATIALVGSAFLIGLGALNLQEAWDAIDATTIVFLLSMMVVNANLSFAGFFQRALAVLLSFTRSPFGLLIALTCVSGVLSAFFLNDTLALILTPLTLSLTQALNLNPIPYLLALAGATNIGSVATLSGNPQNILIGSFSGIHYIDFLRALAPVALIGLVIEIGLLWLLYPEVRSTQPSEQLLLKKGRIFKPLYQKTIIITTGLLIAFAVGLPLAVSALVAASLLLITRRIKPQRILKEVDWNLLMMFSGLFILTKVTQKLNLLQPFTYVVNSGVGLLSVTAVLSNLISNVPAVLLLQPLIPKDNTQSWLLLAASSTLAGNLTLFGSVANLILAEAAGELGYKLTFWEHLRFGVPLTVLTLLLVYVLIH
- a CDS encoding Mo-dependent nitrogenase C-terminal domain-containing protein, whose protein sequence is MKVYHNTTKKIFLASWVPLNQAQQDAPAAEMHRPSPKPEFGILQSIRRWLDNVPVRDRQLAHRLCKFIPSQCPFERDVKLFGKTLFHIPPMCKLNPVYEELVGLRFRALCYLADECGEDVTQYC
- a CDS encoding sulfite oxidase-like oxidoreductase, with the protein product MVGKFFRKPTEQDGERVPPGQHLTKGFPVLTYGATPQVSTDEWEFRVWGLAKPVTFTWSDFLALPQHEFTADFHCVTRWSKLDVKWTGIKVTDFMKLIEVDAKADYVMEHCYGGYTTNISMKDFVLEENFFAFQVFGEPLPAEHGGPLRLVVPHLYAWKSAKWINGLEFLEREELGFWERNGYHRRGEPWAEERYSN
- a CDS encoding caspase family protein → MANNWAIAIGINQYQFFQPLDCAQADAEAVKDFLVTNGGFLPQQCLVITETSPPFEDRSTYPTKENILLLLEDFAATSWQPQDRLWFFFSGYGVNYKGQDYLMPVFGDPNRVEQTGIEVRSLMQSLQVANLDVLLLLDINRAFGTYTDAYVGKETIELAKELQISTILSCQPEQFSHESRELGHGFFTAALLEALRYGNGNHLTHLEKYLSVRTPELCQHYWRPTQNPVIILVPKRQAQVISPPLEDKREAKVKEVAKEVAEVAGKNTPSSSSSPSSVSSPHPQKKSSNNHFLPLVLLWSIATMLVLCLIAVFLLRDRVGVKLGQIVPPSFKSATNTRKIVDPPQPETSPSPTILTQPETQLIPEVTSSSQVTPIRDESKQSKQALLELEKMSLSQTQASDLRQAIDTAGKIPPDDPKYEKAQENIKIWSRMILDLAQTRVKQKQYANAISAAQLVPKDQAVYSKAQTSIKQWRLQAKQYVTNTTLVDAAVGLIRDGQASTYNRAIEVAKKVPRDEPGFDVAQKSINSWSENILRLAKQRANRKEFKAAIETATLVPEETAAYKQAQNAIAQWQKNSQ